In bacterium, the DNA window AAGGACCTGTTCTCAAGGAGGTCCAGGGGAGGGTAGCCCGTCAGGGAAAGCTCGGGGAAGACAGCCAGCGTGGCACCGTTGCCCACGGCCTCCCGGGCGCCTTCCAGGATCAGGGCGAGGTTGCCTCCAAAGTCCCCGACAGTCGTATTGACCTGGTGAAGGGTGACGATCAAGCCGGTTCCCTTTGGAGAATTTTCAGCCACATGATCTGGAATAATCGTTTATCATGAAAAAAGTGTCAATATCCCGAAATCCGCAATGGTTCGGGCTGGCCCTGGGGGGGGGTGTATATGAAGGGTCTGTTTTGATAACCTGACGACGGCCAGGGTGTTGCGAGCAGGCTGTCCGGAGTCTGTGCGTAATCAAACACTACATATCCGGTTGAACCTAATGGTCAGTTGATGACCTCGCAAGCAGTCATCAACGCGCCCAGTGTGGGGCGCCCGCATCAATGACCGGCAAAAGCAGCCGCGCCTGAAAGAGGCGCCCGGATCGATGACCCGTGAAAACTGCCGCGCCCGGGGTGGGCGCCCGGATCAATGGCCTAACAAAGTGTCATTGATCCGTGAGGGAACCGAAAACCACGCTTTTCGGTTCCCGTTGAGCCAAAGTCCCGCACGGACTTTGGCGATATATTAGTAGTCACCGTGAGGAAAGGGAAAACCACGCTTTTCCCTTTCCGTTGAGCGAAAGTCCCGCATGGACTTTCGCGATATATTAGTACTTAGGGAACCCCCCCCGGCTTTGCCGGGGGTACATGACAGGAGCAGGACAATGAGCAAGGCAACGGCAATAAAGAGAGCCGCATCAAACCCGAAGGCAATACCATGAACTGCGGGAAGATCATCGTCCACGGCTCTGCCGGGGACGACCTCGGCTACGGGATGCGAGGCGGGGAGATCTATATCCGCGGCAACGTGGAGACCCACCAGATCGGCGCGGAAGTCGGGATCACCGAACCTTCTGACGCGGAGTGGAGCGATATTGAAAAATACGTGGTCAACTTCTGCAAGGTCTTCCACCTGGAGAAAAACCACGTCAAGCTTTTGAAAAGGGAAAAGTTCTGGAGGCTGTCCGCACGGAGCAAAAGACCCTACGGAAGGCTATACGCGTATTAAGCTGATACTTTTACCCCACAAGTGGTCTTATCACTCACATTGTTCCACGCCAGACTTCCAATAAATATTCACACTGCGAAACGTCCCACGTAACCCCTTGTAATCACAAATAAAATAAAATTTACAAATTTGTCATTATTGGCACCGATGTTGCTGTAACCCAGGCATCGAATTGTATATGGGGCCACCCCATTGATACCGGTTGACGGAGGTAAATGGAAATGAAACGAATATTTTCACTCAGCAAAAGTAAAGCGCAACTCGTTACGGGAGTTGTGCTCAGTTGCCTGCTGATGGCGACAATGGCCTTCGCGGACGGTCCCGCCGTCGGTGAACCGGCACCCGATTTCTCCTCCCTTGCCACCTCCGGCAGGCAGTTCAGCCTCTCGGAAAACAGCGGGCGACCTGTACTGTTGTCGTTCTGGTCCCCCTGGTGTTCTTTCGAACGGCAGGAGTTGTCTTTCCTTAAAGCTGTCAATGAACGCTACCCCGATGTGCTCATTGCCATCGTGGATGCCGAATCCGGGACACCGAGCATAAGATCACTGACCATGATATCCCGTTCCCTCGAGGAGTGGGGCATCGACGCCAGGGTCATCGTTGACAAGGGCCTGGAGGTCACGGAACTTTACAATATTACCACTCTGCCCACCAGCATGGTCATCGATCCCACGGGCCGTATCGTTCACTGGCAGGCCAACTACTTCAAGGGAGCCGACGCCGAGGTCAACGCCAGCCTGGACCGTGCGTATTCGGTATCGATGGTAAAGTATACTGTCAACTGATCGCCTTAACTCGTCGTAAAAAGGAGCCTTCGGGCTCCTTTTTTTCAAGATAGCGACAAGGTGAAAGTTTTCCGGTTTCAACGACTTGCTGTTGGCGGCTGGTTGCGGGTCTGCTAGATTGGTCCCATGCCAACCGGTACCCACGAACAACCAAAGAAGCATCTCTGTTCCCGTTGCGGCAAGAAGATCGTGGGCGTCATCCCGAAGTGGGACGGCGAAAAACCGGTGTGCCGGGAGTGCGCCTTTGCCGGGCCGGTAAAGGT includes these proteins:
- a CDS encoding redoxin domain-containing protein, which codes for MKRIFSLSKSKAQLVTGVVLSCLLMATMAFADGPAVGEPAPDFSSLATSGRQFSLSENSGRPVLLSFWSPWCSFERQELSFLKAVNERYPDVLIAIVDAESGTPSIRSLTMISRSLEEWGIDARVIVDKGLEVTELYNITTLPTSMVIDPTGRIVHWQANYFKGADAEVNASLDRAYSVSMVKYTVN